In Dyadobacter subterraneus, a single genomic region encodes these proteins:
- a CDS encoding sulfite exporter TauE/SafE family protein translates to MFSNLFSDYNSWTLLALGSLAFIAGFIDSVVGGGGLIQIPALLISFPNAPVATLFGTNKIAALAGTSVAAFHYAKRITFDFKLLSVISFSCFLSSFTGARIVSLINVDVLKPLILFILIAIAVYTFFKKDLGSVKTKDLPYRQQIIYGAIIGLLIGFYDGFFGPGTGSFFVLAFVVVLGFEFVQASAYAKIVNCVTNISALIVFIRQGNYMLELALIMAAMNITGNIIGSKLALRKGNDFVRIIFLVVVGIMILKYGWEVFGDQGV, encoded by the coding sequence ATGTTTTCAAACCTGTTTTCAGATTACAATTCCTGGACTTTGCTTGCGCTGGGTTCTCTTGCTTTTATTGCCGGTTTTATAGATTCCGTTGTTGGTGGCGGCGGATTAATACAGATTCCTGCCTTGTTAATCAGTTTTCCAAATGCTCCTGTCGCTACACTTTTTGGCACCAACAAAATCGCGGCACTGGCCGGGACCTCTGTTGCTGCTTTTCATTATGCCAAGAGAATAACTTTTGACTTTAAACTTCTCTCTGTCATATCTTTTAGCTGTTTTCTTTCGTCATTTACCGGCGCAAGAATTGTTAGTTTGATCAATGTAGATGTACTGAAACCGCTCATACTTTTCATTCTGATTGCCATTGCTGTTTATACTTTTTTCAAGAAAGATTTGGGATCAGTCAAAACAAAAGATCTTCCTTATCGTCAGCAAATTATTTATGGAGCAATTATAGGCTTGCTTATTGGATTTTATGATGGCTTTTTCGGTCCCGGTACCGGAAGTTTCTTTGTTCTTGCTTTCGTAGTTGTCCTGGGCTTTGAATTTGTTCAGGCATCGGCTTATGCCAAAATAGTGAATTGTGTAACCAATATTTCAGCTTTGATTGTCTTTATCAGACAGGGAAATTATATGCTCGAACTCGCGCTGATCATGGCCGCGATGAACATAACCGGAAACATTATTGGCAGCAAACTCGCACTCAGAAAAGGAAATGATTTTGTCAGGATTATATTTCTGGTCGTAGTTGGTATTATGATTCTCAAATATGGCTGGGAGGTATTTGGGGATCAAGGTGTTTGA
- a CDS encoding DUF2911 domain-containing protein, with amino-acid sequence MKQGFITKGIVLTLTAMLMSSLVWAQQDKASRPSPPQTATGKVGGATVTINYSSPSVKGRKIFGDLVPYDKVWRAGANEATIFETDKAIKVEGKSLPAGKYSLYALPGEKEWTFYFNSEVGQWGIKRTGETTKDASKDVLSVKAKPAKSASLTEKLAYEVTPKGFVLRWENIEIPVSIK; translated from the coding sequence ATGAAACAAGGATTCATCACAAAAGGAATTGTTCTGACATTGACGGCTATGCTTATGTCGTCACTTGTTTGGGCGCAGCAGGATAAAGCGAGCCGGCCAAGTCCGCCTCAAACGGCTACCGGAAAAGTTGGCGGAGCAACGGTAACGATCAACTATTCAAGCCCTTCTGTTAAAGGACGAAAAATATTCGGAGATCTTGTTCCTTACGACAAAGTGTGGAGAGCGGGTGCAAATGAAGCAACAATTTTTGAAACTGATAAAGCAATTAAAGTAGAAGGTAAATCTTTGCCAGCTGGAAAGTATAGTTTGTATGCCTTGCCTGGTGAAAAGGAATGGACATTTTACTTCAATTCAGAAGTGGGTCAATGGGGAATAAAACGCACGGGTGAAACGACAAAAGATGCTTCAAAGGATGTTTTGAGCGTGAAAGCAAAACCTGCGAAAAGCGCGTCATTAACTGAAAAACTGGCTTATGAAGTTACTCCGAAAGGATTTGTTCTTCGCTGGGAAAATATAGAAATACCTGTTTCTATAAAATAG
- a CDS encoding MFS transporter, producing MVQKIIQNYKVSFSGLSRETWLLSFVILINRCGYMAVPFMSMYITQSMHRSIADAGLIITLFGVGSVLGALAGGYFTDKIGFRPVQVISLVLSGAMFAVFGHIEDFNVLCGVTVILSFFVEGFKPANNTAVASYSSPENLTRSYALNRLATNVGFGFGTSVGGLLAAIDYHLLFWVDGVVYTLAGILILVLLPKGVKVKEKSTEEKEALIGQSPWQDIFFVRFIILVTIYMIAFVLIFRLVPVYWKEQWNIGESTIGILLGMNGVIIALFEMVLIQNLGSRKTDAFYIISGILLTAIAFLFLVVPGVAPVIIAAAAVLFFTLGEMLTLPYISTMIMSRATELNRGKYSAAYSMSWAVAQIIGPAGGGYIAAHWGYNSLWLVLVLMSFGCALGFKILFRKQNDMRVFDQV from the coding sequence ATGGTTCAAAAAATTATACAAAATTATAAAGTTTCATTTAGCGGACTGAGCCGGGAAACCTGGCTGTTGAGTTTCGTAATACTGATTAATCGCTGCGGATACATGGCTGTGCCATTTATGAGCATGTACATTACCCAAAGCATGCACCGGAGTATAGCGGATGCGGGTTTAATTATCACTCTTTTTGGTGTAGGTTCTGTGCTGGGTGCACTGGCAGGTGGTTATTTTACCGACAAAATCGGTTTTCGTCCGGTGCAGGTGATCAGCCTGGTTCTTAGTGGCGCTATGTTCGCGGTCTTTGGCCATATTGAAGATTTTAACGTGCTCTGTGGGGTGACCGTTATATTGAGTTTTTTTGTAGAGGGTTTCAAGCCGGCGAATAATACTGCCGTTGCTTCTTATTCATCACCGGAAAATCTGACAAGATCTTACGCATTAAACCGGCTTGCAACGAATGTCGGATTTGGTTTTGGAACGTCAGTCGGTGGTTTGCTTGCAGCCATTGATTATCATTTATTGTTTTGGGTTGATGGCGTTGTTTATACTCTTGCCGGAATTCTTATTCTGGTTTTGCTGCCAAAAGGTGTGAAAGTCAAGGAAAAAAGTACAGAGGAAAAAGAAGCCTTAATTGGCCAATCCCCTTGGCAGGACATATTTTTTGTTCGTTTTATCATACTCGTAACGATTTACATGATTGCGTTTGTGCTAATTTTCCGCCTTGTTCCGGTTTACTGGAAAGAGCAATGGAATATAGGAGAATCTACAATCGGGATTTTGTTAGGGATGAATGGCGTTATTATCGCCCTTTTCGAAATGGTTCTGATCCAAAATCTGGGCAGCCGGAAAACGGATGCATTTTATATTATTTCAGGTATCTTGTTAACGGCCATAGCATTCCTGTTTCTGGTTGTCCCGGGTGTGGCCCCCGTTATAATTGCGGCTGCCGCAGTGTTGTTTTTCACATTGGGCGAAATGCTGACCTTGCCTTATATCAGCACCATGATTATGAGCAGGGCCACAGAACTGAATCGCGGGAAATATTCGGCTGCATACTCCATGTCATGGGCTGTGGCGCAAATTATCGGTCCGGCCGGCGGTGGTTATATTGCTGCCCATTGGGGCTACAATAGTTTGTGGTTGGTATTGGTTCTGATGAGCTTTGGCTGTGCGCTTGGCTTTAAAATACTTTTTCGGAAACAAAATGATATGAGAGTTTTTGATCAGGTATAG
- a CDS encoding winged helix-turn-helix transcriptional regulator, with amino-acid sequence METTEIINVNKRSQSEEVKALQDTIYVIGGKWKLPIINSICNGNKRFREIERSIPGITTRMLSRELKEMEMNKLITRTVYPDSPVLIEYESTDYCKTFAPIILSMIAWGKEHKKVVMES; translated from the coding sequence ATGGAAACGACAGAAATTATCAATGTAAATAAAAGAAGTCAGTCTGAGGAAGTGAAGGCTTTACAGGACACTATTTATGTGATCGGAGGTAAATGGAAACTGCCGATCATCAATTCTATTTGTAATGGAAATAAACGTTTCAGGGAAATAGAACGAAGTATTCCGGGTATTACTACACGAATGTTGTCAAGGGAATTGAAAGAAATGGAAATGAATAAACTGATCACCAGAACAGTATATCCTGACTCCCCTGTTCTGATTGAATATGAATCTACCGATTATTGTAAAACATTTGCTCCGATCATTTTATCGATGATAGCCTGGGGGAAAGAACATAAAAAGGTGGTTATGGAATCGTAA
- a CDS encoding SDR family oxidoreductase, translated as MENLKNNKTVFITGTSSGLGKLTAKYFAEQGWNVAATMRTPEKETELTNVENIKIFKLDVTNLEQVKSAVEQAITIFGKIDVVVNNAGMGTYGALELAKEEDIDWQFAVNTRGPINIIRAFLPHFRSNNGGMFINISSFMGVTTAVPIGSLYNMSKFALEGLTEGLYYELKPFNIHLRLIEQGGSKDNNFNDSVIWHQDPEINAYEAITNTVKNLFDTADDRLKDNPMVITKAIYSLATGESNKFRTVIGEMGNNLVSMRNSVPIEEYLETIASNFGI; from the coding sequence ATGGAAAATTTAAAAAATAACAAAACGGTTTTCATCACAGGAACAAGCAGTGGACTGGGAAAATTAACAGCCAAATATTTTGCCGAACAAGGATGGAATGTAGCAGCGACGATGCGCACACCTGAAAAGGAAACGGAACTTACGAATGTTGAGAATATTAAAATATTCAAGTTGGATGTTACCAATTTGGAGCAGGTTAAAAGCGCTGTTGAGCAGGCTATTACAATTTTTGGTAAAATCGATGTTGTAGTAAACAACGCTGGAATGGGAACCTATGGTGCTTTGGAACTGGCTAAGGAGGAAGATATTGACTGGCAATTTGCGGTTAATACAAGAGGACCGATTAACATTATCCGTGCTTTTCTTCCACATTTCAGATCGAATAATGGCGGGATGTTTATCAATATCAGTTCTTTTATGGGAGTGACTACTGCCGTGCCTATTGGTTCGCTTTACAACATGTCCAAGTTTGCACTGGAAGGTTTGACAGAAGGTTTGTATTATGAACTGAAACCATTTAATATTCATTTGCGCCTGATTGAGCAGGGCGGTTCAAAAGATAATAATTTTAACGACAGTGTTATCTGGCATCAGGATCCGGAAATTAATGCATACGAAGCAATTACTAACACTGTTAAAAATCTTTTCGACACGGCAGACGATCGTTTGAAAGATAATCCTATGGTCATCACAAAAGCAATTTATAGCCTGGCAACGGGCGAAAGCAACAAATTCAGAACGGTGATCGGCGAAATGGGAAACAATTTAGTGTCCATGCGAAATTCGGTTCCGATAGAAGAATATCTTGAAACGATTGCCTCCAACTTTGGAATATGA
- a CDS encoding UbiA family prenyltransferase, producing MQIDRNTIKLLRIPFSFFLMPLFLFAFSQAKNIAWFQASLSFFIIHFLVYPASNGYNSYIDRDEDSIGGIEKPPMPTESLFYVTVFLDALAVSLAYFFVAQFFAFCLVLYIAASRAYSSKQIRLKKYAVIGFLVVTIFQGAFTYYMSMAGITGNPLPLNRDTVFILLGCSFQIAGAYPLTQIYQHKQDLRDGIVTLSYKLGYRGTFIFTALMFVLCNLFYYLYFQSRDSGMIFFIIQLFFVPIVLYFFYWFYLVSKNTENANFTNTMRMNWIAALCMNSCFFVLIIIKFFL from the coding sequence ATGCAAATTGATAGGAATACTATTAAACTTCTGAGAATTCCATTCTCGTTTTTTTTGATGCCTTTGTTTTTGTTTGCATTTAGTCAGGCAAAAAACATTGCTTGGTTTCAGGCTTCACTTTCCTTTTTTATCATTCATTTTTTGGTATATCCGGCCAGTAATGGTTACAATAGTTACATAGATCGTGACGAAGACAGTATTGGCGGCATTGAAAAACCGCCAATGCCAACGGAAAGTCTTTTTTATGTTACGGTTTTTCTGGACGCGCTGGCAGTTTCATTGGCCTATTTTTTTGTAGCTCAATTCTTTGCATTCTGTTTGGTCCTTTACATCGCCGCCTCACGCGCATACAGTTCAAAGCAAATCCGGTTGAAGAAATATGCAGTTATTGGTTTTCTGGTCGTTACGATTTTCCAGGGGGCTTTTACCTACTACATGTCGATGGCCGGAATAACCGGCAATCCTTTACCTCTCAATCGTGATACGGTCTTTATTCTTTTGGGATGCTCATTTCAAATCGCCGGCGCTTATCCGCTAACGCAGATATATCAGCACAAACAGGATCTGCGGGATGGTATTGTCACTTTGAGTTATAAACTTGGGTATAGGGGGACATTTATTTTCACGGCACTGATGTTTGTCTTGTGTAATCTTTTTTACTATTTATATTTTCAGAGCAGGGATTCTGGAATGATTTTTTTTATAATCCAACTGTTCTTTGTACCAATCGTTCTTTATTTTTTTTACTGGTTTTATCTGGTCTCTAAAAATACGGAAAATGCAAATTTTACAAATACAATGCGCATGAACTGGATTGCGGCGCTTTGTATGAACAGTTGTTTTTTTGTACTCATTATTATCAAATTTTTCCTTTGA
- a CDS encoding type III polyketide synthase: protein MSSFYMNSTNDDTFKRKIKIVAGKTGISQRYSVLQDFDESTSDFELFPKTSSVEPGLNERMMLYKKYATSLSLAAIEKIDHVTFLKPDITHIITVTCTGLFAPGLDIELIRELNLNPETQRSSVNFMGCNAAIIALKNADAICRSQPDATVLIVCTELCTIHFQKRFNDDYILSNLIFGDGAAAVIMTSQPKQNSFGKRVQVNKFNSMILHNGYRDMAWQLSETGFIMNLTSYVPGLIKENILPMLDKIGLIPSDIEHWAIHPGGKKIVDDFAAALSLDKSLLAETYKVLKDYGNMSSPTVLFVLKQVLEKAEKATAGEKLFAAAFGPGLSIETMQLQYV, encoded by the coding sequence TTGAGTTCATTTTATATGAATTCAACGAATGATGACACTTTTAAGCGTAAAATCAAAATCGTTGCAGGGAAAACCGGGATCAGCCAGCGGTACTCCGTATTACAAGATTTTGACGAAAGCACTTCCGATTTTGAATTGTTTCCGAAAACTTCTTCCGTTGAACCAGGACTTAATGAAAGAATGATGTTATATAAAAAATATGCAACATCACTTTCGCTTGCAGCAATTGAAAAAATTGACCATGTAACCTTTCTCAAACCAGACATTACCCATATCATTACAGTTACCTGCACAGGTTTGTTTGCGCCTGGGCTTGATATTGAACTTATCAGGGAACTTAACCTGAATCCGGAAACCCAGCGCAGCAGCGTTAATTTCATGGGATGTAATGCAGCGATCATCGCTTTAAAAAATGCAGACGCCATATGCAGAAGTCAACCGGATGCCACTGTTTTAATTGTTTGCACAGAATTGTGTACAATTCATTTCCAGAAAAGATTTAACGACGATTACATCCTTTCAAATTTGATTTTTGGAGACGGAGCTGCTGCTGTTATCATGACTTCTCAGCCTAAACAAAACAGTTTTGGTAAACGAGTTCAGGTTAATAAATTCAATTCCATGATCCTTCACAACGGATACAGAGACATGGCCTGGCAATTATCCGAAACCGGATTTATCATGAATCTCACCTCTTATGTGCCTGGGTTAATAAAGGAAAATATTCTACCGATGTTAGATAAAATTGGCCTAATACCCTCTGATATTGAGCATTGGGCAATTCATCCCGGCGGAAAGAAAATTGTTGATGATTTTGCAGCTGCTTTGAGCCTTGATAAATCTTTACTTGCAGAAACTTATAAAGTGCTTAAAGATTACGGGAATATGTCTTCGCCGACAGTTTTATTTGTTTTGAAACAGGTATTGGAAAAAGCTGAAAAGGCAACGGCTGGTGAAAAGCTTTTCGCGGCTGCCTTTGGGCCAGGATTAAGTATTGAAACCATGCAGCTGCAATATGTTTAA
- a CDS encoding methyltransferase domain-containing protein: MFKFRSTEKELLDQEEIPEDDLFQNLRELDFVNHWLGGYNISFSALKTIVKPGHRYSFVDIGCGGGDTLKHIKKWRTKQGYSIDLHGVDLKPVCIKYAESNPENTGIRFLCDDYKNIYKHIEKIDIIHACLFCHHLTESELLELIGFAVENKSILIINDLERNPLAYYSIKLLTSLFSKSYLVKNDAPLSVLRGFKRKEWISILEQSRASHYSVKNKWAFRHQIIMDGTRE; the protein is encoded by the coding sequence ATGTTTAAGTTCAGAAGTACCGAAAAGGAACTGCTGGACCAGGAAGAAATTCCGGAAGATGATTTATTTCAAAATCTAAGGGAACTTGACTTCGTTAATCACTGGCTTGGTGGCTATAATATTTCCTTTTCAGCTTTAAAAACGATTGTAAAACCGGGCCATCGTTATTCATTTGTTGATATCGGTTGTGGTGGAGGAGACACGTTAAAGCACATAAAAAAATGGAGAACGAAACAGGGGTATTCTATTGATTTACATGGTGTTGATTTAAAACCGGTTTGCATCAAATACGCAGAAAGTAATCCTGAAAATACCGGAATCAGGTTCCTTTGTGATGATTATAAAAACATTTACAAGCACATTGAAAAAATAGATATTATTCACGCCTGCCTGTTTTGTCATCATCTTACCGAAAGCGAGCTCTTGGAATTAATAGGTTTTGCAGTTGAAAATAAATCAATTCTCATCATCAACGACCTCGAAAGAAATCCATTGGCTTATTATTCGATAAAATTGTTAACCTCTTTGTTTTCAAAATCTTACCTTGTAAAAAATGATGCCCCACTTTCTGTTTTACGAGGTTTCAAAAGGAAAGAATGGATTTCGATTTTGGAACAGTCGCGGGCAAGTCATTATTCTGTAAAAAATAAATGGGCTTTTCGGCATCAGATCATAATGGATGGAACCAGAGAATAA
- a CDS encoding NAD(P)/FAD-dependent oxidoreductase, with protein MEPENKTYDCAIIGGGLAGLCLAIQLADQGIKVVLFERNEYPFHKVCGEYISMESWDFLMRLGLPLDTYDLPIIDSLGISSEKGFMLNQTLEMGGFGISRYSLDNYLYQLAIDKKVTILQSCKVTAVNQISTEFQEIDTNQGKFRATIICGSYGKYTPSFIQKNDNYLIREDKSGTNYIGVKYHIKSDLASNRIELHNFKDGYCGISKVDQDWHCLCYLTTAKNLQNNNKDIKKMEEHVLFKNPFLKNYFTKSEFIHSNPLVISNIQFNKKQTDVVNIFLLGDAAGSITPLCGNGMSMGMRASKLLAVELIKYFENKSSLEEVTSAYKKSWNEALNTRIRAGYYLQNLFGKKNTTHLALKFLSKTPGLMRGIISLTHGEKF; from the coding sequence ATGGAACCAGAGAATAAAACATACGATTGTGCCATTATCGGTGGAGGTTTAGCCGGATTATGTTTGGCAATACAACTTGCAGATCAAGGCATTAAGGTTGTTTTGTTCGAGCGAAATGAATATCCGTTTCACAAAGTTTGCGGCGAATACATTTCTATGGAAAGCTGGGATTTTCTGATGAGGCTTGGTTTACCACTTGATACTTACGACTTGCCCATCATTGATTCGTTGGGAATCAGTTCAGAAAAAGGATTTATGTTAAATCAAACCCTGGAAATGGGCGGATTTGGTATAAGCAGATACAGTCTGGATAATTATCTTTATCAACTTGCGATTGACAAAAAAGTTACAATTCTTCAAAGTTGTAAAGTTACCGCTGTCAATCAGATCAGCACTGAATTTCAGGAAATTGACACGAATCAGGGAAAATTCCGGGCTACAATTATTTGCGGCAGTTATGGGAAATATACACCTTCTTTTATCCAAAAAAATGATAATTATTTAATCCGGGAAGATAAAAGTGGTACAAATTATATTGGTGTAAAGTATCATATCAAGAGTGATCTTGCCAGCAACCGAATTGAGCTTCATAACTTTAAAGATGGCTATTGCGGTATTTCAAAGGTAGACCAGGATTGGCATTGTCTGTGTTATCTTACTACTGCTAAGAATCTTCAAAACAACAATAAGGATATAAAAAAGATGGAGGAGCATGTTCTTTTCAAGAATCCTTTTTTAAAAAATTACTTTACAAAATCGGAATTTATTCATTCTAATCCGTTGGTAATCAGCAATATTCAGTTCAATAAAAAACAAACTGACGTTGTAAATATCTTCCTTCTGGGTGACGCGGCGGGATCTATCACTCCGCTTTGTGGAAATGGCATGAGTATGGGTATGAGAGCTTCGAAATTATTGGCAGTAGAGTTGATCAAATATTTTGAAAATAAATCTTCACTGGAAGAAGTAACATCAGCCTACAAAAAGTCATGGAATGAAGCGTTAAATACCAGAATCCGTGCGGGATATTATTTGCAAAACCTGTTTGGTAAGAAAAATACAACGCATCTGGCGCTGAAATTTTTGAGTAAAACGCCAGGTTTAATGCGCGGAATTATCAGCTTAACACATGGTGAAAAGTTTTAA
- a CDS encoding sterol desaturase family protein, with protein MNPVIANILTVIVTFIVMECVAWLAHKYLMHGLFWFLHHDHHQRDDKDFFEKNDYFFLIFATPGILCLYFGLEQNFSMLFWIGTGITLYGMAYFLVHDIFIHQRFKIFRNTDSFYLKAIRKAHKVHHKHLGKEEGECFGMLWVSFKYFKEAKQSMAKQNKVPRSV; from the coding sequence ATGAATCCTGTTATTGCAAATATCCTGACCGTCATTGTAACTTTTATAGTGATGGAATGTGTGGCCTGGCTGGCTCACAAATACCTTATGCATGGTCTTTTCTGGTTTCTTCACCACGACCATCATCAAAGAGACGACAAGGATTTTTTTGAAAAAAACGACTACTTTTTTCTCATTTTCGCCACCCCAGGGATATTGTGTCTTTATTTCGGACTTGAACAAAATTTCAGCATGCTATTCTGGATCGGTACCGGAATCACTTTATATGGCATGGCGTATTTTTTGGTGCACGACATTTTCATTCACCAACGTTTCAAGATTTTCAGAAATACTGATTCCTTTTATCTGAAAGCAATACGCAAAGCGCATAAAGTGCATCACAAACATTTGGGAAAAGAAGAAGGAGAATGTTTTGGTATGCTTTGGGTCTCGTTCAAGTACTTTAAGGAGGCAAAACAATCAATGGCTAAGCAAAATAAGGTACCACGCTCTGTATAA
- the idi gene encoding isopentenyl-diphosphate Delta-isomerase, producing MNDHVVLVNENDVEIGLMPKLEAHQKGVLHRAFSIFIFNTNGDLLLQQRAYGKYHSEGLWSNTCCSHPFPDETTSHAATRRLKEEMGIDASLNFLYSFKYEAGLDNGLTEHELDHVFWGITDKTPVINPDEVLSYQYISEENLRIDMRENPAKYTEWFKICLDEVLDRIRI from the coding sequence ATGAATGATCACGTTGTCCTTGTAAATGAAAATGATGTCGAAATTGGTTTGATGCCAAAACTGGAAGCACACCAGAAAGGTGTTTTACATCGTGCGTTTTCAATTTTTATTTTCAATACAAACGGAGATTTGCTTTTACAGCAGCGCGCTTACGGAAAATATCACTCGGAAGGATTGTGGTCAAATACCTGTTGCAGCCATCCTTTCCCGGATGAAACTACCTCACATGCCGCTACAAGACGCCTGAAAGAGGAGATGGGCATTGATGCTTCGTTGAATTTTTTGTATTCATTCAAGTATGAGGCTGGTCTGGATAATGGGTTGACTGAGCATGAACTTGACCATGTTTTCTGGGGAATTACGGATAAAACTCCTGTAATTAATCCTGATGAAGTTTTAAGTTATCAATACATTTCGGAAGAAAACCTTCGCATAGATATGCGGGAAAATCCTGCAAAATATACTGAATGGTTTAAAATCTGCCTCGATGAAGTTTTGGACAGAATAAGAATTTAA
- a CDS encoding phytoene/squalene synthase family protein, with amino-acid sequence MKAIFDNLSASCSKTTTQLYSTSFSLGIQFLDKKYHEPIYGIYGFVRLADEIVDSFHEYDKEFLMRKIRKDTMEAISLKISINPILNSFQHVVHTYKIEWALIDTFLRSMEMDLYQKEHTEDSYNQYVMGSAEVVGLMCLRVFTQGNLVVYDELKPYAMKLGAAFQKVNFLRDLMADYQLLGRNYFPDVNFQHFSHSDKLSIQKEIEADFEEALIGIKQLPAGARRGVYLAYFYYKKLFLRIKELPPEKVMTARIRIPDYDKIGLMFQSLFRHEFDLL; translated from the coding sequence ATGAAAGCGATTTTTGATAATCTGTCTGCCTCTTGCAGCAAGACAACGACACAATTATATAGCACTTCATTTTCATTGGGAATTCAGTTTCTTGATAAAAAATACCATGAGCCGATTTACGGAATTTATGGTTTTGTAAGGCTGGCCGATGAAATTGTTGACAGCTTTCATGAATATGACAAGGAATTTCTGATGCGGAAAATCAGAAAGGACACGATGGAAGCTATTTCCCTGAAAATCAGCATCAACCCGATCCTTAACAGCTTTCAGCATGTCGTTCATACATACAAGATTGAATGGGCACTGATCGATACTTTCTTAAGAAGTATGGAAATGGATCTTTATCAAAAAGAACATACCGAAGACTCTTACAATCAATACGTTATGGGCTCGGCAGAAGTTGTGGGACTCATGTGTTTGCGGGTTTTCACACAAGGCAACCTTGTCGTCTACGATGAACTGAAACCCTATGCAATGAAACTTGGAGCGGCGTTCCAGAAAGTAAATTTTCTTAGAGATCTGATGGCGGACTATCAATTATTAGGCAGGAATTACTTCCCGGATGTCAATTTTCAGCACTTTTCTCATAGCGACAAACTTAGCATACAAAAAGAAATAGAAGCTGATTTTGAAGAGGCGCTCATTGGTATAAAACAGTTGCCCGCCGGAGCCAGAAGAGGAGTTTACCTTGCTTATTTTTATTACAAAAAATTATTTCTGAGGATCAAGGAATTACCGCCTGAAAAAGTAATGACAGCCCGGATCAGAATTCCTGATTATGATAAAATCGGATTAATGTTTCAGTCATTATTTAGGCATGAATTTGATCTTTTATGA